In Malus sylvestris chromosome 2, drMalSylv7.2, whole genome shotgun sequence, the genomic stretch CGAGGCTTTTTGCTACGGGTTTCCGATGGTTTCAGGGCTCGACTTAAGTCTGGTTTTGTTCGTCTTGGTGAGATCTTCAAAATGGGTcaagtttcatagaatttggttaagaaatgaagaagatataagattttgaaacaaaatccaaaatccGGCAACTCGTCGGAGAATATGAGGGCATATTCCGtcaattttgacggaatatgctaacagCGTTAGATGAGGCCGTTAATAATTAACGGTATATGCTTATTTTTTGACGGAATATCCCTGATGGCGTTAATTGCCGCCGTCAATGTGCCTGGCAAGTGCCCATGCGTGGGCGGctcgtctggccgtgccttggccgacaCGTGGGTGgttagaaattttttctaaaaatatggggatgttcgtgaggttgtgtagatcacgttggtatatttaaacaccccatttgagcattgtatgagaagttattagctagtattggttatgtgctttaaattaacctttttatagttgtttcacatataggagagacttatcccaaggacgagcgcagtcaagggcaactcgggggctacgacccttcgacataccagtgagtgggcttttgatttttagtatatacttatatacttgatattttcccagaaaatgcgtttaaatgaaagtatgctttaaaatgccatgcatataaatttatattctgCATATGAATttgtatatgatgcataatatataattgtggtgctgtgaaCACTTAGGTAAGTCCAGGTGAggttatgaattgtgaatgtgaataacgTTTGTGACTAATTGAGAAacatagagctcataaacctgcacacCGGTGTTAGTGATTAGCCAGAGATTGGCACAGgcctgtatataatgtcacatcccgcacCCTAtactcacattggatccaatttaggtacacagtcttgtcgtacagaccattataggtggttccgactcgtaggtgactagtgaTTTATCACTCAGATATCATGAGAGCGTAGTAttaagcataattatattacacccagtcttgtcgtacaaacccttccagtggttccgactcgtgtgcagtgtagcgccgtataggtcacttgcaGTGACTCTGACTAGATTGACTAataagctatgaattcagccgtacagacttatGCAGGGGTTCCGACTAATATGTTagtttccatgaatttattctcacctgagttatattctattttcatgttttggcatggcatacttatgaatatggttatgtgaagcatgatttgaattgagatatttatatatatttatgcatatgtttatattctatatgacacaccccgtcccgaatgagggcgtgctggccgtcacgtgagagtgacgtaaccatttacacagttcggaagctcttaaaatacaattactaaatgGAAAcccccgagggtgagtcctacttttgtgaattctgtcagaacgccgttgggttcctcgtggccaccaaagctctacTAActtaaacctggaggggcgaaaaaacaaaattgagtggatcagtaaaaccaaagcttttcaaaaacatttcgccaaaaataattctaacccctctccgtaaaacctgtatactttcccagaaaatagtatatataaacatatatataagcaaatatctcaaatcactatcctttaacacttttcagaaaAATATGTCATGCCAAGTGTCCAAAAACATAATatagatgcatcaatataaatcaggtgaaaataaatcaaccggagaccctgaagtggtcctgtacggttgattctaaagctcaacatccaatccaaccggagtcacctcgatgACCTGTACGGTTcaactctgcacgtcactcggaactacatatagtagtctgtacgatgataggtgtataaatacgctctagtgcttctctcatcaatcatcagcgggcataactaaggtcacccactagtcggaatcacatctagtgatctgtacgactagcatgtcggaaccctcacatggtctgtacgacatccacctacttggatccaagacgagcgtgcggtgtggtgaataacaatataagcactATCACCTAGGTGCAGGtcatgagctttcaatgcaatccatgataaataactcagctgaaaataaataaactcacctgagcgtccaccgcgtcatttcacatatatatatatatatatatatatatatatatatatatatatatatatcaattatcaaactaaatatctcaacagtttcatgcatggcaattagattcataattttcacataaacgtattttctgggaaaaacagttgtatataggtaaatacgaaatcaaaactgcccactcacctggagttcccCCTACAACTCTctagcacaatacgccaaggcgtcatgacgatcggtgcctaaaacaataatcaaatccaacctcagaattcatatcgagaGAATATATAATTtgtataaaatacgtcactacgtagttcgatccggaagatccgccactcatattttaaatccataacttccagaggtccacaatatatctctaggataacatcctaaaatttcattaccatccaacggtcggatctccgtcaattaacaaaactaagtgacggttaacattctatattatggacttacaactccaatttcggaagatccgtaaatcggattcccaatccgtaagttcctataatcctcaaatattacgtattacaacgtatcaaagtttggtgatgatccaacggtcggatcatcaattcacatttttacctaaatacgaaaactataaaacgttatttaaacacctaaccaacaatccttaataacttctcatacggtgctcaatttgggtatatgaatataccacattgacctactcgacgtcacggacgtcgaaaaatttttaaaataattttttactgtggCACGAGCCCCCACGCGCCCaggaaggcacgggtccacgctcgcccacgcgcaccttcttcctcgcgagttcgccggactggtttttccggtggccggaaaactggggaattttcaaatgcttcgttctccttcgtttctcaaccatttttttcgtataatatatcaatttaaagccctaaacatgtagaatcacaatatactacttttaagcttcaaaaacaactaaagctcatcggaaaaatccaagcaaaaccggccaaacttaaccctcgtgatcccgacgtccaaatccttccaacgaagcactccgagattccttgggacctcactaagctcactatgagcttggattgtcctaaaaatcaaccaacaaaaagttcatgaatagtgccaaactcggacctcgagttttcaacgtgaaaacgaaggattccttacctgaaaatggtgtcTTTGAGTTCGTAGAGTCTTCACGAGCACAATGGTGCCCTTGGCACCTTCGATCCGTGAAGTTTCAGGGTTTTGTGGTGAGGTCCGTACAatttgagagggagagagtgagaaacTGAGAGAGtagtgagggaggagagagagagaaggcacgGGGGAAGGAGGGAGGTCTTGAGCGAGTGTGTGGTCCAACCACAACCATACATGCCAAATTTAATCCCTACCCACACAAAATACAATCCAAATTTAATCCAAACTTATAAAATTAATCCAAATAACGTCACACCCACGTACCTTAATACCCGCTAAGGGTAAATTCATCTTTTCACGTCCTCGATGAAtaaaatctcgggacgggctgtgacactatatctgggaaaaattatacttgttttacagtgagggatTAGAGCATTTGAAAGTtaaatgtgttttcaaaacctttgtttttgcccactcacattttctgttttgcgcccctccaggttttaggtagacttgctgTTGATGGCATTGAGGATCTCGACGGTTCTGATAGAATAAAATATTTGTAGGACATCTTCTGGtattgtataactagtacttgtcctactggactgcacctagactttctatgctttgattaggagtatttacacttgtatctcactcctagcacttcctgtttattagtgcacattagtagctttcggtttttatttattcgtatatttcttatccttatcgcttctgcactatgcacatggctacgtcaccctcacgtgacggccagcatgcctcgatctcggtcggggtgtgtcattttctGAAAGTCTAGGTTTATTTAATTAAGACTTTGAGTTTATAATATTTTAGgtgtatttaattaaaaattgattttaaaggatttcaaAAAGTTGGGGAATTGGAGATAtatcgtagtgtattttaagcaaggttctaaaagacgctaggcgttAGTCGGGCGGTGGGTTGGGGCCAAGTGCCTAGGCACCTAGGCGGGGTCTAGGTGGATTAGGcggatttaattaaatatattatatttcgtgtaaataagtgtctgtttatacttaaaatatatattttcatcataaactacaaaatggaatgacatatatattctgatctattggaacataataaaaacatggggaacaagtatataatgtgtgttcctttaagtattcaacaagtctcttacaatttattaaacaagtaaaatgcaaaatgaaagttatctattttcagTCTAAGTGAGTCACAACCTAGGCGGGTGTTTAGGCAGGTCTGTACAGGCTAGGCAGGTGCTTAGGCGGTCTAGGCAGGTGCCTCAGTAGGTCTAGGcgccttttcttaattttcaaacgtctaGGCATTTAGAGGGGCGGTGGCCAACTGCCTAGCGCCTAGAAGTTTAGGGCTAGGCGGCTCTAGGCAGGGATTTTTAGAATGGTGATTTTAAGCATTCTCAAATTTCACCTCTCGAAAAATGTGAGGTTATTAACTCAAAATTTCATATGTAATATTTagtaatcaattaaactccattaAGATCAatagatttataaatttattaaaatacctcaaaatcctaattgaatatgTCTCTAATTAATCAACTAAACTAAGCAAACATTACCAAACtagaattttaatttatactttatatgcatgaaataaaaaaataaaaaaaaggaacagaAAAAAGGTTTAGTCTAGTTAACTTTTCTTGcaacaacaaaataattagaggggtatgctatccacacaccccattttacttctcacacaccccttgataatttatgtcgttgatattcttcaattcatccgatctgacggccgaaaattaaaaaggtatgtgagaagtaaaatgaggtgtgtggatatcacaccccatgaTTAGATTTAGGCTAGAGTTTTAcacaaaagagaaagaaaaaaaattcacatcTTATAACTAAACACTTGATTTAATTAAATACGTTTAAATAATGAATTAGGTTGTGGCACGCTTGCCAGTATATACGTTATTTTCTTACCTTAAAACTGAACCAAAGTCGTTAATTTTAATTATGTCATGGGTATTTACCCTACTTTAATTTAGTGCCTAATGTCAACGCCTAATATCTAAACAAAATTCTACATAAGATGAAAAATGTTTCAAATTTACACTTTAATACCATAACTTCACTATAGTAGCAAAAATCCGTCGTCTTCAGTTTTGATAAATGTGGACCTACAAATAGTTAAAGACCAAATCTACACACCTATGAACTAGCGAAAGCTTGGCCAATGCATCCCTGATACCAAATTCAGTTTCTTTGAAAAGAGAGTTTATGGCTTAATTACGTAGCAAAAGCTTATTAGAAATTGGATGGGATGATGTATTTATAAGGAGATACCTGGCCACATGTGAAGGGTTTGTCATGCCTTGTGTCAACGTCCAGTTTGCCAAGATGCGTCATCCATTGGATGCAGTAAGATGTCATTAAAATGTTGTGATATCATAAAGATACTTGAGCAATAATCccaaatatattatttaattaataatatcttTGTAACTATCTCGTGGAATTCCTAATTGGATTTGATGGTGATTCTTTACTTGATGGAGTTGGTCTTCAATAAGGAAAGCTTTAAAGACAAAATTTGGTTATTAATCGTATCTTTAAtgctttcaactttttttctttggcATGGACATAAGAACTTGGAGAAGTAATTGTTAGCAACTCTAGAGTCGTATTGTGTGTGGAACGAATGTGAACATCCCCCTATTTAATAAGGACATTCTCGCCTCCTGTAAATTTCACGCGTTAGCTACAAGAtgttatgtattatttttcacTCCACAATCACCAAACTAGTTATCTTCCTCCCCCTCTTAACATGACATTACTTAGCCACTTACTCTTTTGTACATAGAGAAACAAACCCAAACAATACATGATGAAAGTAAATTAATAAGTCCCGACAAAGAAACATTTTCGAAAGATTTTATTTGCCAACCCTTTTCAATCTATTTTATACTtctattttaaaataattaaaaaaataaatataaaaaaaaacaaaaaaaactcactTTACTCTTTCCATAGAaagtaaacaaataaaaaaaataaaataaaaaaaataagaaaacaaaaactaccCGAACAGGCAAGGCAACAGTACAAAGCCTAACAACTATAACttcccttctccttccttgctcTGAGCTCGAGCCAGAGGCTTCTTCACTCCCACTTTGGtacttattatattattattttacctTTATGGGGTGCACAGCGTCGAAATTGGACAACGAGGACACTGTCAGGCGGTGCAAGGAGCGCCGCCGCCTCATGAAAGACGCCGTCTACGCTCGCCACCACTTGGCCGCCGCCCACGCCGACTACTGCCGTTCCCTCCGCCTCACTGGCTCCGCCCTCGTCTCCTTCGCCGCCTTCGAACCCCTCTCCATCTCCCACCAAACCCCCGCCGTCTTCCTCCACCAAGTCCCCCCTCCCACCACCAACCACATCCCTCCACGTGCCCCTTCCCCAGCTCCCTCCTCCCTCCACCCGCCCCCACCTCCTCCGCCTCTCTCTCCCACCATCAACAGCTCCAACCTTCCCCACatcctctcttcctcctccgccCCCGCCTCTCACCAACACCGTCGCCGCCGCCAGCCGCCCCCGAAGCTCCCACACATACTGTCGGAATCGAGTCTTCCGTCTTCTCCTGGAAGTCAGAAGTCGAATTTCGGCAATCCTTATGGGTTTCCGTCGGCTTTCCAGGCGGAGTCGAACTACTCGACCACGCCGTCGCAGGCCTCCTCCATGTGGAACTGGGAAAATTTCTACCCTCCGTCGCCGCCGGATTCCGAGTTCTTCGACCAACGCCAAAAAACTCAATCCCAATCCCGCCAACACCAAAAATCGCCCCACCATCTCGACTCCGAACATTCGGACGAAAACGATACAGAGACGGAGCCGCCCGAGACCGAAACCGAGAGATCGAAGTACGATTTCTTCCTCAACCACCGAAACCCAAATGCCCAGAACGCCCATCACCAGAAAAGACACGAGTATGCTCAGTCCGAAAAGTACGCTCAGTCGGAGAAGTACGCGCCGTCGCAGAAATACGCCCAGTCCGAGAAATACGCTCCATCGGAGAGGGAGGAGGTGGAGTGCAGTGAGTGGGACGACCACGACCACTACAGCACGACGAGCTCCGACGAAGAAGGGGACGACGAGAGGGAGTCGAGATCCGAGATGGGTACCCGGTCGAATTTCGAGCCGGAGTCTGTTCGGGCAGAGTCGGTGGCCGGTTCGGGCGGTGTTCCGGCGGCTCAGGCGATGCCAAGGTATGCGCCGAGCACGAGCAAGTCTGAGAGGTCGGAGGGGTCGGAGGGAGGGAGTACTTACCGGAGCGGTGAGATCTCCAATATGAAGATGGTGGTGCGGCACAGGAATTTGAAGGAGATTGTGGAGGCGATTGAGGAGAATTTCGACAGGGCCGCCGCCGCCGGCGACCAGGTTTCCGAGATGCTCGAGACCAGCCGGGCGCAGCTGGATCGGAGCTTCCGGGAACTCAAGAGTATGTCTTTCTTTAACTTGGAGTTGGGGGTGTTTGGTTCCCGGGAAAATGTgtgggaaaataaaataaaatctttcGGTTTCAATTGGAATTAACTTATATTTTGTCCCAATTCTTTCTTGCAGAGACATTGTACCACTCCAGCAGTTTGCTGAGCAGTTTGAGCTCCACTTGGAGTTCAAAACCGCCGCTTGAAGTCAAGTACCGGCTGGATGCCGGCTCGCTGATGAGCGAGCCGGGCGGTTCAAAGAGCCTCTGCTCCACCTTTGAACGGCTCTTGGCCTGGGAGAAGAAGCTCTATGAGGAAGTCAAGGTATTCTTTTTCCTCCCATTGTTCATCCATCAACTTTTTACTCATAGTTTTTCACCCAATTGTAATTTTCATGGGAAATCAACGTATCGtagattgttgttgttgaagcGGCGTTACTAGATTAAACCGGGTGTCCTGTATGGGATATTCAAAGGGTAATATAGGAAAAgtataaggaaaaaatgagtaTCTTGattgaatttcaaaaagtgtttttttCCCGAGGGCTTCTTTTTGTGATTTGGACGGTTGATTTTCCCCCCAATAGTAGCTGTCTTTTGGAATGCTGGTTAAAATGACTGATATGCCCTTGACAGCCTGTGAAATTGACAAGGACAACCTGCCTTTGTCCTGTAATCTGGGTTTGTAGCCTATTAACCAGACTACTTTGATAAAGTGGATGCAGCCTGTAGCGCCTAAAAGGAAACTTTACTGCGTTTTTGGTTGGCAAATATCGACATCTTAACGAGCATAGCTTCGTGGAGTCTCTTTCCATGTTTGTGTATAATGTTTTTACTACATTCATAGTCGTATATAAATTGCCTTTTACTTTTCCTCAAGTACTCTTTCCGCCCGTCTTTCTTGGTTAGAGGAGGGTTTGCACAGGAAAAAAATGCACGCATTCTGTTGTTCTCTTGTTCAAAATTTGTTAAACTTCACTTCGTATggatttactttttctttttggtacgTTTGAATGGTTTCAATTATTCATGCCTTTTACTTCAAATAGAAGGGAATCATGTCGTAGTTGTCATATTGTGGAAACATAGAAATTTCCCAGATGAGACCAAGGATCGGAGTCGCAGAAATGATTGGCTTGACGGTCATGTGCCCAAATTCGGCTGTATCAGGAAATAAGTTTCTATTGTTGTATTTATGTGGAAGCCATGTCGTTCCAACCGGAAAGTGCTTATGCAGGCAACATATTGTTATTGAATTTCAGGCGAGAGAAGGTGTCAAGATTGACCACGAGAAGAAGCTGTCGGCACTGCAACATCAGGAGTACAAGGGCGAGGATGAAACCAAGGTAGACAAGACCAAGGCGTCCATAAAGAGGCTGCAATCACTAATTATTGTCACATCTCAAGCTGTCTCAACCACCTCCACTGCAATCATTGATCTTAGAGACTCTGATCTCGTGCCTCAGCTTGTTGAACTGTGCCATGGGTAAGTCTCATCTCTTTTCATTAACCGAATAAGATTTATTTTCTTTACGGTGAAAAATATATTGGGGTATTTCGTTCGATATGAAATTTCGGTTGGTAACTTAAATTTAGCACATGTGGAAAATACAAGGGTAGGTCACTGGCTGAGTGGCTGGTAGTTGAAAGCACTATGAAATTACTCCTCTGATGTGCCACTTGCTTATTCCCTCCTCTGGAACTACATGTTCCCTCTTGTCCTGGATTGTCCAGTCCAATGCAATCCACTCCAATCCATCCAATCTCTGGCC encodes the following:
- the LOC126613212 gene encoding nitrate regulatory gene2 protein-like, which encodes MGCTASKLDNEDTVRRCKERRRLMKDAVYARHHLAAAHADYCRSLRLTGSALVSFAAFEPLSISHQTPAVFLHQVPPPTTNHIPPRAPSPAPSSLHPPPPPPPLSPTINSSNLPHILSSSSAPASHQHRRRRQPPPKLPHILSESSLPSSPGSQKSNFGNPYGFPSAFQAESNYSTTPSQASSMWNWENFYPPSPPDSEFFDQRQKTQSQSRQHQKSPHHLDSEHSDENDTETEPPETETERSKYDFFLNHRNPNAQNAHHQKRHEYAQSEKYAQSEKYAPSQKYAQSEKYAPSEREEVECSEWDDHDHYSTTSSDEEGDDERESRSEMGTRSNFEPESVRAESVAGSGGVPAAQAMPRYAPSTSKSERSEGSEGGSTYRSGEISNMKMVVRHRNLKEIVEAIEENFDRAAAAGDQVSEMLETSRAQLDRSFRELKKTLYHSSSLLSSLSSTWSSKPPLEVKYRLDAGSLMSEPGGSKSLCSTFERLLAWEKKLYEEVKAREGVKIDHEKKLSALQHQEYKGEDETKVDKTKASIKRLQSLIIVTSQAVSTTSTAIIDLRDSDLVPQLVELCHGFMYMWKSMHQYHEVQNNIVQQVKGLVNRSAKGDSTSELHRQATRDLESAVSAWHSSFCRLIKFKRDFIRSVHSWFKLTLLPVNNDMTFNVHNESSDVDSFCDEWKLALERVPDTVASEAIKSFINVVHVISVKQSEELKIKKRTEAASKELEKKASSLRNIEKKFYNSYSMVGIGLPDSGPENGQVLDARDPLAEKKSELTTCQRRVEDEMMRHTKAVEVTRAMTLNNLQTGLPGVFQALTSFSGLFTEALESVCTRSYAIK